The following coding sequences are from one Formosa haliotis window:
- a CDS encoding DapH/DapD/GlmU-related protein encodes MKKIAPIILFVYNRADHTLKTLEALSKNALADQSILYIFADGPKSDASTTDLNKIKETRAVLKQKQWCGTVNVIESDTNKGLAESIIFGVSDIVTKYGKVIVLEDDIVTSPGFLQYMNDALNFYENEDEVMHISGFMYPHKMNLPETFFFNVPLCWGWATWDRAWKYFQKDTDKLLKFATQGDNWQLINKFGGDFLGSQLKLNKLGRMNTWFIKWHISVLMKKGYTLYPSISLVENIGFDNTGVHNGSTDKFKQFRLSDNIKVKDITFLENKDAEEIIKQFYGIKNELQPSNFEILKRKLKFKKLIDKLFFKFFPEVRHQLNKQQQPFSGKHNTYLGIKTKIYPPYALSEVLVGDYTYLAQNSLISNAIIGKFCSIGPNLVCGYGIHPTKGVSTAPMFYSTMKQNGMTLCDRDKINERETIFIGNDVLIGMNVTILDGVKIGDGAIIGAGSVVSKDIPPYAIAVGSPIKVIKYRFSDQTIRELQRLKWWDLPDDQLGIIEKNFWNIDNLISELKIN; translated from the coding sequence ATGAAAAAAATAGCTCCAATTATTCTTTTCGTATACAATCGTGCAGATCATACTCTAAAAACTTTAGAAGCACTTTCTAAAAATGCTTTAGCTGATCAATCTATACTTTACATTTTTGCGGATGGACCTAAATCAGATGCATCAACTACAGACTTAAATAAAATAAAAGAAACTAGAGCTGTTTTAAAACAAAAACAGTGGTGTGGAACGGTCAATGTTATTGAATCTGATACAAATAAAGGTTTAGCAGAGTCAATTATTTTTGGAGTATCTGATATTGTAACGAAATATGGCAAAGTAATCGTTTTGGAAGATGATATTGTAACTTCTCCAGGATTTTTACAATATATGAATGATGCGTTAAATTTTTATGAAAATGAGGATGAGGTAATGCATATTTCAGGGTTTATGTACCCTCATAAAATGAATTTACCAGAAACTTTCTTTTTTAATGTTCCTTTATGTTGGGGCTGGGCTACTTGGGATAGAGCATGGAAATACTTTCAAAAGGATACAGATAAATTATTAAAATTTGCTACCCAAGGTGATAATTGGCAATTGATAAATAAATTTGGAGGTGATTTTTTAGGATCTCAATTAAAATTAAATAAATTGGGAAGAATGAATACTTGGTTTATTAAATGGCATATTAGTGTTTTAATGAAGAAAGGGTATACGTTATATCCTAGTATTTCACTAGTTGAGAATATTGGTTTTGATAATACAGGAGTTCATAATGGATCAACAGACAAATTTAAACAATTTAGACTTTCAGATAATATAAAAGTTAAAGATATTACTTTTTTAGAAAATAAAGATGCTGAAGAAATTATCAAACAGTTTTATGGTATCAAGAATGAATTACAACCATCAAATTTTGAAATTTTAAAACGTAAATTAAAATTCAAAAAATTAATTGACAAACTTTTCTTTAAATTTTTTCCAGAAGTAAGACATCAATTGAATAAACAGCAACAGCCTTTTTCTGGTAAACATAATACGTATTTAGGAATTAAGACTAAGATTTATCCTCCTTATGCTTTATCCGAAGTACTTGTCGGGGATTATACATATTTGGCTCAAAATAGTCTTATTAGTAATGCCATTATTGGAAAGTTTTGTTCTATCGGTCCCAATTTAGTTTGTGGTTATGGCATTCATCCCACAAAGGGGGTTTCTACAGCCCCAATGTTTTATTCAACAATGAAACAAAACGGAATGACTTTATGTGATAGGGATAAAATCAATGAGCGTGAAACTATTTTTATAGGGAATGATGTATTAATAGGAATGAATGTAACAATATTAGATGGAGTAAAAATAGGAGACGGTGCGATTATAGGGGCTGGTTCTGTGGTGAGTAAGGATATACCTCCCTATGCAATTGCTGTGGGAAGTCCAATAAAAGTGATAAAATATCGTTTTTCAGATCAAACTATTCGTGAGTTGCAAAGATTGAAATGGTGGGATTTGCCAGATGATCAATTAGGTATAATTGAGAAAAATTTCTGGAATATTGATAATTTAATTTCAGAACTTAAAATAAACTAG
- a CDS encoding nucleotide sugar dehydrogenase, with protein sequence MEKATKNTIAVIGLGYVGLPLAVEFAKKYNTIGFDINTKRVAELNKGEDHTLEVSSENLQKVLHEAKEMESNEIGLLPTSDVANLSTANIFIVTVPTPTDKNNRPVLTPLVKASETVGKVLKKGDIVIYESTVYPGVTEDECVPVLEAVSGLKFNVDFFAGYSPERINPGDKEHTVAKILKVTSGSTPEIAEVVDQLYKSVITAGTFKATSIKVAESAKVIENSQRDINIAFVNELSKIFNLLDINTHDVLEAAGTKWNFLPFKPGLVGGHCIGVDPYYLAQKAQEVGYHPEIILAGRRLNDSMGDYVSKEIVKEMIGQGQRVKGAKSLLLGITFKENCPDIRNTRAIDIYHGLKDFHMDVDIYDPWANQEEVKHEFGVDLISNIEGNTYDSIILAVAHKEFLDLDIEKFKAENGIVYDVKGILPKDIVTKRL encoded by the coding sequence GTGGAAAAAGCAACTAAAAACACCATTGCTGTTATCGGTTTAGGCTATGTAGGCTTACCCTTAGCGGTCGAATTTGCGAAAAAATATAATACAATTGGTTTTGATATAAATACAAAACGTGTAGCGGAATTAAATAAAGGGGAAGATCATACTTTGGAAGTGAGTTCTGAAAATTTGCAAAAAGTGCTTCATGAAGCCAAAGAAATGGAATCTAATGAAATTGGATTATTACCAACTTCTGATGTGGCAAATCTTTCTACGGCAAACATATTTATTGTTACTGTGCCAACACCCACAGATAAAAATAACCGTCCGGTATTAACACCCTTGGTGAAAGCTTCAGAAACGGTTGGTAAAGTATTGAAAAAAGGAGATATTGTTATTTATGAATCAACAGTATATCCGGGAGTTACAGAGGATGAGTGTGTACCTGTATTGGAAGCGGTTAGTGGATTAAAATTTAATGTTGATTTTTTTGCGGGGTATTCTCCAGAGCGTATCAATCCGGGAGACAAAGAACATACCGTAGCTAAAATTCTAAAAGTAACATCGGGTTCAACACCAGAGATTGCAGAAGTTGTCGATCAATTATATAAATCAGTTATTACGGCAGGAACATTTAAAGCAACTTCGATTAAAGTTGCAGAATCTGCTAAGGTAATAGAAAACAGTCAGCGTGATATTAATATTGCGTTTGTAAATGAATTATCTAAAATTTTCAACTTATTAGATATTAATACCCACGATGTGCTAGAGGCGGCTGGTACTAAATGGAATTTTCTTCCATTTAAACCTGGACTTGTAGGTGGACATTGTATTGGTGTAGATCCTTATTATTTGGCTCAGAAAGCACAAGAAGTAGGGTATCACCCAGAAATAATTCTCGCAGGGCGTCGCTTAAACGATAGTATGGGTGATTACGTGTCAAAAGAAATCGTTAAAGAAATGATTGGACAAGGACAACGTGTAAAAGGGGCTAAATCTTTATTACTTGGAATTACATTTAAAGAAAATTGTCCGGATATTCGAAATACTAGAGCTATCGATATTTATCATGGTTTGAAGGATTTTCATATGGATGTTGATATTTACGATCCATGGGCAAATCAAGAGGAAGTTAAACATGAATTTGGTGTAGACTTAATTTCAAATATAGAAGGTAATACGTATGATAGTATTATACTAGCAGTTGCTCATAAAGAATTTCTAGATTTAGATATTGAAAAATTCAAGGCTGAAAACGGAATTGTTTACGATGTAAAAGGAATACTTCCTAAAGATATAGTAACTAAACGATTATAG
- a CDS encoding GDP-L-fucose synthase family protein: MHKQSKIYIAGHRGMVGSAVRRALEADGFTNIIGKTSSELDLRDQKAVSNFIASEQPNVIIDAAARVGGILANNDFPYQFLMENLQIQNNLIDAAHKLNVEKFIFLGSSCIYPKLAPQPLKEDCLLTDSLEPTNEWYAIAKITGVKACEAIRKQYHKDFVSLMPTNLYGSFDNFDLKTSHVLPAMLRKFHEAKTNGHTPVTLWGSGRPMREFLYVDDMAEAVVFAVNNILPEHLYNVGTGTDVTIKELAETIQQVIGHEGDIIWDSEKPDGTPRKLMDVSKLKNAGWQSSTSLLEGIKYTYAWFLENQDTLKQVKLSK, from the coding sequence ATACATAAACAATCTAAAATATACATTGCAGGACACCGCGGTATGGTGGGTTCTGCTGTACGGCGAGCTTTAGAAGCAGATGGTTTTACCAATATTATTGGAAAAACAAGCTCTGAATTAGATTTACGCGATCAAAAAGCGGTTTCAAATTTCATAGCTTCAGAGCAACCTAATGTAATAATTGATGCGGCTGCACGTGTAGGAGGAATATTAGCGAATAACGATTTTCCGTATCAATTTTTAATGGAGAATCTACAAATTCAGAATAACTTAATAGATGCTGCTCATAAATTAAATGTCGAGAAATTTATCTTTTTAGGAAGTTCTTGTATTTATCCAAAGTTAGCGCCACAGCCTCTAAAAGAAGACTGTTTGTTAACAGATAGTCTAGAGCCCACTAATGAATGGTATGCTATTGCTAAAATTACAGGAGTGAAAGCATGCGAAGCTATTAGAAAGCAATATCATAAAGATTTTGTGAGTTTAATGCCTACAAACTTATATGGCTCCTTTGATAATTTCGATTTAAAAACATCCCACGTATTACCCGCTATGCTTCGTAAGTTTCATGAAGCAAAAACAAACGGTCATACGCCAGTAACTTTATGGGGTAGTGGTAGGCCAATGCGGGAGTTTTTGTATGTAGATGATATGGCAGAAGCCGTTGTGTTTGCGGTAAATAATATATTGCCAGAACATTTATATAATGTGGGAACAGGTACAGATGTTACCATTAAAGAATTAGCCGAGACTATCCAACAAGTTATTGGTCATGAAGGGGACATTATTTGGGATTCAGAAAAACCAGATGGAACACCTAGAAAATTAATGGATGTTTCGAAATTAAAGAATGCAGGTTGGCAGTCCTCAACATCACTGTTGGAAGGTATAAAATATACATATGCTTGGTTTTTGGAAAATCAAGACACATTAAAACAAGTTAAATTGTCTAAATAA
- a CDS encoding UpxY family transcription antiterminator encodes MVEAKWYVVYTKARNEKKVEEKLTRLGIEAYCPVKTEIRIWSDRRKKVKTPLLPSMVLVKLVNSERNRVFDVAGVVRYMFWDGQPVEVKEREVLVLKEVEKDEKLSLNEIASLQPGAKIEMTDFGFEDQLGEIKQVSGNQCWVILKNLGFVVKLQMQ; translated from the coding sequence ATGGTGGAGGCGAAATGGTATGTTGTTTATACAAAGGCAAGAAATGAAAAAAAGGTTGAAGAAAAACTAACGCGATTAGGAATAGAAGCTTATTGTCCTGTTAAAACTGAAATCCGTATTTGGAGTGATCGAAGGAAAAAAGTGAAAACGCCTTTATTACCCTCTATGGTATTAGTTAAACTAGTGAATTCGGAGCGTAACAGAGTTTTTGATGTGGCAGGTGTAGTGAGATATATGTTTTGGGATGGGCAACCTGTAGAGGTGAAAGAAAGAGAGGTTTTAGTATTGAAGGAGGTTGAAAAGGATGAAAAGTTATCTTTAAATGAAATAGCGTCGTTACAACCAGGAGCAAAAATTGAAATGACCGATTTTGGATTTGAAGATCAACTTGGAGAAATAAAACAAGTGTCTGGGAATCAATGTTGGGTAATTTTAAAGAATTTAGGATTTGTAGTCAAACTACAAATGCAGTGA
- a CDS encoding NAD-dependent epimerase/dehydratase family protein, which produces MESKTILVTGVAGFIGFHVANRLLELGHCVVGLDNINDYYDVNLKLDRLAQLGIDKIGAQQESKWTSSNTFGERMQFTKINLEDRDALPKLFQKHKIDMVCNLAAQAGVRYSLENPNAYADSNLIGFLNILECCRHYNISRLVYASSSSVYGNSDYVPFIETANVDHPISLYAATKKANELMAHTYSHLYGFETIGLRFFTVYGPWGRPDMAMFLFTDAIINDKPIKVFNNGDLSRDFTYIDDIVSGVTSTLLKPSDSKSLYNLYNIGNSQPVQLLDYIEAIEEALNKKATKVLLPMQAGDVKQTFADVGALQKQYNYKPETSVKDGITDFVNWYNNYYN; this is translated from the coding sequence ATGGAATCTAAAACTATTTTAGTGACTGGAGTTGCTGGCTTTATTGGCTTCCACGTAGCGAACCGACTTTTAGAGTTGGGCCATTGTGTTGTGGGGCTTGATAACATTAATGACTATTATGATGTTAATTTAAAATTAGACAGATTAGCTCAGTTAGGCATAGATAAAATTGGTGCTCAACAGGAATCGAAATGGACAAGCAGTAATACATTTGGCGAGCGTATGCAATTCACTAAAATAAATTTAGAAGATCGTGATGCTTTGCCGAAACTATTTCAAAAGCATAAGATTGATATGGTATGTAATTTGGCAGCTCAAGCCGGGGTACGTTATTCCTTAGAAAACCCTAATGCTTATGCGGATAGTAACCTAATAGGGTTTTTAAATATTTTGGAATGTTGTAGGCATTATAATATTTCACGACTAGTATATGCGAGTAGTTCTAGTGTTTACGGAAATAGTGATTATGTGCCTTTTATAGAAACAGCCAATGTAGATCATCCTATAAGTTTGTATGCAGCTACAAAAAAGGCAAACGAGTTAATGGCTCATACTTACAGCCATTTATATGGATTTGAAACTATTGGTCTTAGGTTTTTTACCGTATATGGGCCATGGGGACGTCCAGATATGGCGATGTTTTTATTTACAGATGCTATCATCAATGATAAACCTATTAAGGTTTTTAATAATGGGGACTTGTCTAGAGACTTCACTTATATAGATGATATTGTATCAGGAGTTACTTCAACATTGTTAAAACCTTCCGATTCAAAATCATTATATAATCTTTATAATATCGGAAATAGTCAACCGGTACAATTGTTAGACTATATTGAAGCAATTGAAGAAGCGCTTAATAAAAAGGCTACAAAAGTACTCCTTCCAATGCAAGCAGGAGATGTAAAGCAAACTTTCGCGGATGTTGGAGCACTTCAAAAACAATATAATTACAAACCTGAAACTAGTGTAAAAGACGGTATAACCGATTTCGTAAACTGGTATAATAATTATTATAATTAA
- a CDS encoding ABC transporter ATP-binding protein, whose amino-acid sequence MKPAIKVENLSKQYRLGTVGTGTFAHDVNRWWHTVRGKEDPYLKIGEANDRTSKGNSEYVWALQDINFEVKQGEVLGIIGKNGAGKSTLLKLLSRVTAPTTGSIKARGRIASLLEVGTGFHPELTGRENVFLNGAIMGMTKPEIRSKFDEIVAFAGCERYIDTPVKRYSSGMYVRLAFAVAAHLEPEILIVDEVLAVGDAEFQKKAIGKMKEVSQGGGRTVLFVSHNMASIEQLCDSCVLMENGSIKSVNTTSKVIEQYISMNLDKSSVSWKDRNDRKGDKKVLFEGISLFNNDNKKIDSVLTGQDLRIKISYSAIDKFSFNRVKISLGLRDSKGVLLFSCPSDIFNVGGILGLKGHLNLNIPNFPLPEGVYTYNIFIEVDKMVSDWIQEAGIITVVGGDFYKTGKLPPKSHPGVLINYNWEVLNK is encoded by the coding sequence ATGAAACCTGCTATAAAAGTAGAAAATTTAAGTAAACAATATCGTCTAGGTACTGTTGGAACTGGAACGTTTGCTCATGATGTAAATCGTTGGTGGCATACGGTGAGAGGGAAAGAAGATCCTTACCTGAAAATCGGAGAGGCAAATGATAGAACAAGTAAAGGTAATTCAGAATATGTATGGGCTTTACAAGATATTAATTTTGAAGTGAAGCAAGGAGAGGTTTTAGGTATTATAGGTAAAAATGGTGCAGGGAAATCTACATTATTAAAACTATTAAGCCGTGTAACTGCTCCCACAACAGGAAGTATAAAGGCCCGAGGTCGTATTGCTTCATTATTAGAGGTTGGTACTGGATTTCATCCTGAGTTAACTGGTCGTGAAAATGTGTTTTTAAATGGGGCCATTATGGGAATGACTAAACCAGAAATTCGATCAAAATTTGATGAAATAGTTGCTTTTGCTGGTTGTGAACGGTATATAGATACCCCTGTTAAACGGTATTCTTCGGGGATGTATGTGCGTTTAGCCTTTGCTGTGGCGGCACATTTGGAGCCCGAAATTTTAATAGTAGACGAAGTGCTTGCAGTAGGGGATGCCGAATTCCAAAAAAAGGCCATTGGTAAAATGAAGGAAGTAAGTCAAGGAGGTGGACGTACAGTCTTATTCGTAAGCCATAATATGGCTAGTATTGAACAATTATGCGATAGTTGTGTATTAATGGAGAACGGTAGTATAAAATCTGTCAATACGACATCGAAGGTAATCGAACAGTATATTTCTATGAATTTGGATAAGAGTAGTGTTTCGTGGAAAGATAGAAACGATAGGAAGGGTGATAAAAAAGTTTTATTTGAAGGAATTAGTTTATTTAATAATGATAATAAGAAAATTGACTCAGTTTTAACTGGTCAGGATCTTAGAATTAAAATTTCTTATAGTGCAATTGATAAATTTTCTTTTAATAGGGTCAAAATTTCTTTAGGTTTAAGGGATTCAAAGGGTGTATTGCTATTTTCTTGTCCTAGCGATATATTTAATGTTGGAGGAATATTAGGTTTAAAAGGGCATTTAAATTTAAATATTCCTAATTTTCCTTTACCAGAAGGTGTTTATACTTATAACATTTTTATAGAAGTGGATAAAATGGTTTCAGATTGGATTCAAGAAGCAGGTATTATTACGGTTGTAGGAGGTGATTTTTATAAAACAGGTAAATTACCACCAAAATCTCATCCTGGTGTACTTATTAATTATAATTGGGAAGTTTTAAACAAATAG
- the gmd gene encoding GDP-mannose 4,6-dehydratase, with amino-acid sequence MSNKVALITGVTGQDGAYLSEFLLKKGYEVHGLKRRSSLFNTDRIDHLYQDPHMENRNFFLHYGDMTDSTNLIRLIQEIQPDEIYNLAAMSHVHVSFEVPEYTGNADGLGTLRILDAVRLLGLEKKTRIYQASTSELYGKVQEVPQSETTPFYPRSPYAVAKMYAYWITVNYREAYGMYACNGILFNHESPIRGETFVTRKITRAVSRIALGLQDKFYLGNLDAERDWGHAKDYVRMMWMILQADEAEDWVIATGKTTRVREFVRMAFAELGITLEFKGEGVEEKAYVVSCDNPDFQLEKGKEVLAVDPKYFRPTEVELLIGDASKANNKLGWIPKYDLQDLVKDMMQSDIKLMQKDQFLKENGYDTLNYFE; translated from the coding sequence ATGAGTAATAAAGTAGCTTTAATTACAGGTGTAACTGGCCAAGATGGTGCTTACTTAAGTGAGTTTTTATTGAAAAAAGGATATGAAGTACATGGTTTAAAACGTCGTTCTTCTCTTTTTAATACCGATCGTATCGATCATTTATATCAAGATCCGCATATGGAAAACCGTAATTTCTTTTTGCATTATGGCGATATGACAGATAGTACCAACTTAATTCGATTAATTCAAGAAATTCAACCAGACGAGATTTACAATTTGGCAGCAATGAGCCATGTTCATGTCTCCTTTGAAGTTCCCGAATATACCGGAAATGCAGATGGATTAGGTACTTTACGTATTTTAGATGCTGTACGTTTATTAGGTTTAGAAAAGAAAACAAGAATATATCAAGCTTCTACTTCAGAACTATATGGAAAAGTTCAAGAGGTACCACAATCTGAAACGACACCTTTTTATCCACGTAGCCCTTATGCCGTTGCAAAGATGTATGCCTATTGGATTACTGTTAATTACCGTGAAGCTTATGGTATGTATGCGTGTAATGGTATTTTATTTAATCATGAATCACCAATACGTGGGGAAACGTTTGTAACTCGTAAAATCACACGTGCTGTTTCTAGAATTGCTTTAGGACTTCAAGATAAATTCTATTTAGGTAACTTAGATGCAGAACGTGATTGGGGTCATGCCAAAGATTACGTTCGTATGATGTGGATGATACTTCAAGCAGATGAAGCAGAAGATTGGGTAATTGCGACAGGGAAAACCACACGTGTTAGAGAATTTGTTAGAATGGCCTTTGCTGAATTAGGAATAACTTTAGAATTTAAAGGTGAAGGTGTAGAAGAAAAGGCCTATGTAGTATCTTGTGACAATCCAGACTTCCAATTAGAAAAAGGAAAAGAAGTATTAGCGGTCGACCCTAAATATTTTAGACCAACCGAAGTTGAATTACTTATTGGTGATGCCTCAAAGGCAAACAATAAATTGGGGTGGATTCCGAAATACGACTTACAAGATTTAGTTAAAGATATGATGCAAAGTGATATCAAATTAATGCAGAAGGATCAGTTTTTGAAAGAAAACGGATATGATACTTTAAATTATTTCGAATAG
- a CDS encoding sulfotransferase family protein produces the protein MELKKIITKLRYGSKEPIFIIGCGHSGTSIMLSILSFHPEVYGIPNETFLFLDKPFNYNLIKKYFNDAGNKRLLEKTPKHVSKITDIIKVFPKAKFIVMVRDGRDVASSLKKRNGDYLGGVNRWVNDNNLWLNSNFSENIFMVKLEELTLKGYPIIEEVLNFLNLKPYPEIMNYHKEEREFFKNNRTNKEYDDHTQYRNTQINRPLQASTVRWINEISDEEKAVFKDKANDLLIQFGYEKNQEW, from the coding sequence ATGGAATTAAAAAAAATTATTACAAAGTTAAGGTATGGTAGTAAAGAACCTATTTTTATTATAGGTTGTGGGCACAGTGGGACTTCGATTATGTTATCAATTTTATCCTTTCATCCAGAGGTTTATGGGATACCTAATGAAACATTTTTATTTTTAGATAAACCTTTCAACTATAATTTGATTAAAAAATATTTTAATGATGCTGGTAATAAGCGATTATTAGAAAAAACACCAAAACATGTATCTAAAATAACAGATATTATTAAGGTTTTTCCTAAAGCAAAGTTTATAGTAATGGTAAGAGATGGAAGGGACGTAGCATCCTCTTTAAAGAAGCGGAATGGTGATTACTTAGGAGGTGTTAATCGATGGGTAAATGATAACAACCTTTGGTTGAATTCAAATTTTAGTGAAAATATTTTTATGGTAAAATTGGAAGAACTTACACTCAAAGGATATCCAATTATAGAAGAGGTGTTAAATTTTTTAAATCTTAAACCTTATCCTGAAATAATGAATTATCATAAGGAAGAACGAGAGTTTTTTAAAAATAATAGAACGAATAAAGAATATGATGATCATACTCAATATCGAAATACTCAAATCAATAGACCTCTTCAGGCATCTACAGTAAGGTGGATAAATGAAATTTCAGATGAAGAAAAGGCAGTCTTTAAAGATAAAGCTAATGATTTATTGATTCAGTTTGGTTATGAAAAAAATCAAGAATGGTAA
- a CDS encoding SDR family oxidoreductase, whose protein sequence is MIKELQMPSLQNSTILVTGGAGFIGSNLIEVLLENKASVVCLDNFSTGHRHNIEAYLEHKQFTLIEGDIRDLETCHKACSGVDFVLHQAALGSVPRSIEDPITSNDVNVSGFLNMLVAARDAKVKRFVYAASSSTYGDSEGLPKVEHVIGKPLSPYAITKYVNELYADIFNKTYGLNTIGLRYFNVFGRRQDPNGAYAAVIPLFVKQFMKHESPIINGDGSYSRDFTYIDNVLQMNLRAITTTNESALNEVYNTAVGDRTTLLELTQYLKTYLADLDAEIAHVEIKHGPNRIGDIPHSLASIEKAKEKLEYQPTHAIEEGIKEAVSWYWNNL, encoded by the coding sequence ATGATAAAGGAATTGCAGATGCCGAGCTTACAAAACTCAACCATTTTGGTGACAGGAGGTGCGGGTTTTATTGGTTCAAACTTAATAGAAGTATTATTAGAAAATAAAGCCAGTGTTGTTTGTCTCGATAATTTCTCAACGGGACATAGGCATAATATTGAAGCTTATTTAGAACATAAACAATTCACTTTAATTGAAGGTGATATACGTGATTTAGAAACTTGCCATAAAGCTTGTTCTGGTGTAGATTTTGTTTTGCATCAAGCAGCTTTAGGGTCTGTGCCAAGATCTATAGAGGATCCTATTACATCTAACGATGTAAATGTTAGTGGCTTCTTAAATATGTTAGTTGCGGCACGCGATGCCAAAGTAAAGCGATTTGTATATGCAGCGAGTAGTTCAACTTATGGCGACTCAGAAGGCCTGCCAAAAGTAGAACACGTAATAGGTAAACCATTGTCTCCTTATGCCATTACAAAATATGTAAACGAATTGTATGCTGATATTTTTAATAAAACCTATGGTTTGAATACAATAGGCTTACGTTATTTTAATGTATTTGGACGACGACAAGATCCAAATGGAGCGTATGCCGCAGTTATTCCTTTATTTGTAAAACAGTTTATGAAACATGAAAGTCCTATTATTAACGGTGATGGATCATATTCAAGAGATTTCACCTATATAGATAACGTGCTTCAAATGAATTTACGGGCTATTACTACTACAAATGAATCTGCTTTAAATGAGGTGTATAATACTGCTGTAGGAGATAGAACGACATTATTAGAATTAACTCAATATTTAAAAACATATTTAGCCGATTTAGATGCTGAAATAGCTCATGTAGAAATCAAACACGGACCAAATCGCATTGGGGATATACCACATTCCTTAGCGAGTATCGAGAAAGCAAAAGAAAAATTAGAATATCAACCTACTCATGCTATTGAGGAAGGTATTAAAGAGGCAGTCTCTTGGTATTGGAATAATTTATAG
- a CDS encoding transcriptional regulator, with protein MLESLITSKTRIRILVKLFINANNSGYLRGLAMEFNESTNAVRKELNQLSSAGYLGKGKEQNKVTYKANTEHPLFKPLQNMVRKYVGLDNIVQTVLNRMGNVSRVIVVGDYAEGIDTGVIDVVVEGEDLNTVYIKQMASKLETEIQRKVNFTFTDDFCEKKGFVIYDDAIEKSK; from the coding sequence ATGTTAGAGTCTTTAATTACCTCAAAAACCAGAATACGTATCCTCGTAAAGTTGTTTATAAACGCTAATAATAGCGGTTATTTACGTGGTTTGGCTATGGAGTTTAATGAATCTACAAATGCTGTCCGTAAAGAATTAAATCAATTATCTTCTGCAGGTTATCTCGGGAAAGGGAAAGAGCAAAATAAAGTAACTTACAAAGCAAATACCGAACACCCATTATTTAAACCATTGCAAAATATGGTGAGAAAGTATGTGGGGCTAGATAATATTGTTCAAACCGTACTGAATCGAATGGGGAATGTGTCTCGTGTGATTGTGGTTGGGGATTATGCAGAGGGGATAGATACCGGTGTAATTGATGTTGTAGTGGAAGGAGAGGATTTAAATACTGTTTATATAAAACAAATGGCTTCTAAATTAGAAACTGAAATACAGCGCAAAGTAAATTTTACATTTACAGATGATTTTTGCGAAAAGAAAGGTTTTGTTATTTACGATGATGCAATAGAAAAGTCTAAGTAG